DNA from Terriglobales bacterium:
GTGCGCTGTACTCAAGCGCTCTTTCCTTGAAGCGCACCTCGGGATGCGATGCGGAGCCTGCTGTAGCGGGCCGACGCGCCGAAAAGATCAACACCCCGTGCGCCTGCTGTCGGCGGGCCGACAGCGTGTCAGCGGGCTGGCACCGGCCTCCGTCACCGGCTCCGGCGCCTCCCCCCGCCACCCACCGCAACCCTCTCTGCCAGAACACCTTACGGCCAGTTGTGCGCTTGGTCACAGTTGGCTTGTGACATGCACTAACGGAGGAGCGAAGGTGCTATCCCATGCTCAAGATCACGGTCCAGACCGAAGGCAACAAGACGCTGCTCAAGCTCGATGGCAAGATCACGGGCCCCTGGGTCAAGGAACTGGAAGGCTGCTGGCAGATGCTGCGCCGGGTGCAGGGCCGCCAGAAGATGGTGGTGGACCTGGCCGACGTCAGCTTCATCAATCCCGCCGGCAGCCAGCTCTTGGAGCGCATGCACCAGGAAGGGGCGGAACTTCTGGGCGAAGGACCGCTGACGCGCTCCATCGTAGAAGAGATCGAAGGCCGCGCGACCGCGGCCCAAGGAAAGGTGGGGTAAGACTATGGCAACGGCTCGTTCACCGTACGGCATGGCCATCGCAGAGAGCTGTCAGAACTGCGAGAACCGCAACGGCGACTATTTTTGCAGCTTCTCCACTCCCGCGCTGCGGGTCTTCGAGAAGCTCTCGTTCACCTCGACCTTCCCCAAGGGGGCGGTCATCTTCGTGGAAGAGCAGGCGGCGCGCGGCATCTTCGTGCTGTGCCGCGGCCGGGTCAAGCTCTCGGTCAACTCCGCCGACGGCAAGACCCTGATCGTGCGCATCGCCGAGCCCGGCGAGGTGCTGGGGCTGAGTTCGACCGTGCTGCACAAGCCCTACCAGGTCACGGCCGAGACCCTGGAGCCCTGCCAGCTCAAGTTCGTGCGCGCCGAGGACTTCCTCAACTTCCTGCAGAAGGACGCCGACGTCTGCTTCCGCGTGGCCCAGCAGTTGAGCGAGGAGTACAACCAGGCCTGCCGCGAGATCGGCTCGCTGGGCCTCTCGCACTCGGCGGCGGAGCGGCTGGCCAGCCTGCTGCTGGATTGGGACGCCTCCAACGGCAACGGCAGCAAGCAGCCCGTCCGCCTCACCCTCACCCACGAGGAGATGGCGCAGATGATCGGCACCAGCCGCGAGACTGTCACCCGCCTGCTGGGCAAGTTCAAGGAGCGGCAGCTCATCCAGTTGCGCGGCTCCTCGCTGCTCATCCGCAACGCGCCGCAGTTGCAGGCGCTGGCCGCCGATTCGCGCGGCCTGGGAGTGGAGAAGTGATGCTGGGGAGCCGGCCAGGCCGGGAGGTGCTGCCATGACGAGAGCCCGCTATCGCTGCGAGATCTGTGGCGCGCGCCAGGAGGAGGGAGCCGGGTGGTTCCTGGTGCGCTCCGAAGGCGGGCGCGACCAGGTCAGCGTGCTGCGCTGGGAGGCGGGCCGCGCCCGCGAGGCCGGCATGCACTCGGTGTGCTCCGCCGACCACGCCCGCGAGTTGGTCGCCCGCTGGGTGTTCTCCGGAACGCTGTGTTGCGGCGCCCAGGGGGCGCGCTGGCATTTGGATCTCCCTATCCTGGCGGCGCCTCCGTCGTGCGCCAGCGACATGACGCCCGCGGAGCCGAGCGACATGGACCTCTCCCGCCTGGAGAACGCCGACTCCGAGACCCTGCTGGGCATCCTGGAAGCGGTCGAGGTCGCCCTCCAGGACAAGTGGGAGGAACTCGACCACGACGACGAGGAAGTCCTGCTCTACGACGCCTAGCCTCCGGCGATTGCACCGAATCGCCGCCCAGTGATACTCTCGCTGTGTCGCTCCGCCGGGCGGGCTTAGTTCAGCGGTAGAACGCCAGCTTCCCAAGCTGGATGTCACCGGTTCGATCCCGGTAGCCCGCTCCAAGCTCGTCACGCGCGCTGGGCCGGCGCTCGCGCCGCGTTGACAGCGGCCGATTCTGGAGTATCGTATGACACCCCCAATTCAGGATGGCTCCGGCTCGCGGCCGCGCGGGAGGAAGCATGAAGCTGGCAACTCGCTGTGCCCTGATCGTCCTGTTGTCGTTTTCCACCCTGGCGTTCGCCGACCAGTGGGAGATCGTCCCGCAGCCCGACCCGCGCGTCCCCTTCGGCAGGCTCTCGGTAGTAGGCGGCGCCACCGGCCCTGACGGCGTCCGCTTCGTGGTCAACAATCTGGACATCCTGTCACCCATGCAGGTGACGCTGGCGGCCGCCGACCCCCGCAAGCCCCTGCAACTCTCCAGCTTCAAGGACGGGATGGCGCAGCCGCTGGTGCAGAGCCCCACCGACTCCAGCGGCCTGCTGACCGTGCGCTTCCGCACCGCCGACTCGGTGCGCTTCCAGGTGACCGGGGAGGCGGGCGCGCAGTACCAATTGATGACCTGGATCTCGCCGCCGGTCCAGACTCCGACCCCCGACGCCTTCGTCGCGGTGACCTCTTACCCGGCCGCGCCGCCGGTGGTAACCCGCACGGCGGCTCCGGCCGCGCCCAGCGCGCCTGTCTCCGCGGCCACGCAGGCCGCGCCCCCCGCCAGCCCCTGGAGCCTTCCCGTCATGATTTTGCTGGGAGGCATCCTGCTGGCGCTCATCGTGATCATCGTGCTGCTCTTCCGCGGGCAGCGGAAGGGAGCCGCCATCGTGTTGCTGGTGCTGGGCCTGGGGGCGCGCTCCACCCCGGCGCAGCAAGCACAAACTACGCCCGCCATGATCCCGCGCAACGTCCCGCCGGCCGACACCTGGAAGCAGACCAACGAGGCCCTGCAGAAGCTGCGCGAGAAGCTGGAGCAGTTGGAGAAGGCCGGAATCAAGGGCGAGCCCGAGGCCCTCAAGTTCGGCGGCTTCGGCGGGGAAGGGAGCTTCGATCCCTCCAAGACGGCGGGCTCCGCCGTCACCGGGGTCAAGCTGCTGCTGGACTTCATGGAGGAGTTCGGGCTCATCGATCCGCGCGAGGCCGCGGTGCAGCCCAACTACAATCCCCCGGGACAGCCGCTGCTGCCCTCGCGCTGCTATCACAACCCGCAGTGCGGCGCCTGCTTCGCCGACGCCCAGAAGAAGCTGGACAAATCGCGCCAGCTCCTGGAGGACATGTACGTCATCTACAAGCAGACGGAGCTGAAGACGGGGCGCATCCTGGAATTGGCGGACGCGGCCGCCGGCCTCAGCCCTTACGCCAAGCTGGCCTGGACGGTGCAGAAATCCAATCCCAACGAGCCCATGAACCAGGCGCGGCAGCACTTCTACGACGTCTACGACGGCGACCTGACCAAGCTGCTGGCCATGAGCAACGAGGCGCTCATCGCCATCGGCGACTGCGAGCGCCAGAACTTCGGCGACTACGACTGGTACAACCGCTACGGCATGGTCTACTACAACTTCCAGCGCGACCGCTACACGCGGAAGTAGCGCTTTCCCGGGGGCAGGATGGGGATGAAGTCGCGAGTGGTCCTGCTGGCGGCCGCTTGGTT
Protein-coding regions in this window:
- a CDS encoding Crp/Fnr family transcriptional regulator, which gives rise to MATARSPYGMAIAESCQNCENRNGDYFCSFSTPALRVFEKLSFTSTFPKGAVIFVEEQAARGIFVLCRGRVKLSVNSADGKTLIVRIAEPGEVLGLSSTVLHKPYQVTAETLEPCQLKFVRAEDFLNFLQKDADVCFRVAQQLSEEYNQACREIGSLGLSHSAAERLASLLLDWDASNGNGSKQPVRLTLTHEEMAQMIGTSRETVTRLLGKFKERQLIQLRGSSLLIRNAPQLQALAADSRGLGVEK